A DNA window from Actinomadura coerulea contains the following coding sequences:
- a CDS encoding sporulation protein → MSYGHMAGGGPSVDTILAEPNCKPGGVVAGKVHLRGGAGPAEIRQVTLALMPRMQNHGGETAGPEVYRGALTRGFRLDAGGQRDLAFSIPLPYELPFTTVLGHELPGFTIGMCTEIDVAGQPDPGDIDPISVEPLESQQWVLASIARLGFQITNVTFESSKLRGVSQQLPFHQEIHLNPPPSHQGRIEKVGLSFVASPRAMAFVLRAEDRDTPRDESFGVFTVPHAEAAETDWNAKISQWLEAAAALPRSARPGPAAQGGPPPPPGRAPLPPPGGHPGFPPPPQPAAAYGGPGEYGSHGNAQFPPPAPAPGRQQPVPMADQGYPPNPSGMPPAPGHGFPPPPQPPIPGHGMPSHGAPPHAAPPHGMPSHGAPPPAPPGPVPYAPAAHAGPPPPAPPGPPPYPPHGHPPPAHVHHGPPGHHGHRHFGHGAAAAGLVGGVAAAGVVGGVAMGAMDAAGYAQNVAGYVGGAPVDAFGNALAGYAGNVAGNVIADAAGGIAGDIAGDVAGELAGGAAEILGGLLGGLFG, encoded by the coding sequence GTGTCCTACGGGCATATGGCGGGCGGTGGACCGTCCGTCGACACGATCCTTGCTGAGCCGAACTGCAAACCCGGCGGGGTCGTGGCGGGCAAGGTGCACCTGCGCGGCGGCGCCGGGCCCGCGGAGATCCGGCAGGTGACGCTCGCGCTGATGCCGCGCATGCAGAACCACGGCGGCGAGACCGCGGGGCCCGAGGTGTACCGGGGCGCTCTGACCCGCGGGTTCCGGTTGGACGCCGGAGGACAGCGCGACCTGGCGTTCTCCATCCCGCTGCCGTACGAGCTGCCGTTCACGACCGTCCTCGGCCACGAGCTCCCGGGCTTCACCATCGGGATGTGCACCGAGATCGACGTCGCGGGGCAGCCCGACCCGGGCGACATCGACCCGATCTCGGTGGAGCCGCTCGAGTCCCAGCAGTGGGTCCTCGCCTCGATCGCCCGGCTCGGCTTCCAGATCACGAACGTGACGTTCGAGTCGTCGAAGCTGCGCGGCGTGTCCCAGCAGCTGCCGTTCCACCAGGAGATCCACCTCAACCCGCCGCCGTCGCACCAGGGGCGGATCGAGAAGGTCGGGCTGAGCTTCGTCGCCAGCCCGCGCGCCATGGCCTTCGTCCTGCGCGCCGAGGACCGCGACACCCCGCGCGACGAGTCGTTCGGCGTGTTCACGGTGCCGCACGCCGAGGCCGCGGAGACCGACTGGAACGCCAAGATCAGTCAGTGGCTGGAGGCCGCGGCGGCGCTGCCGCGGTCGGCCCGGCCCGGCCCGGCGGCGCAGGGCGGCCCCCCGCCGCCTCCCGGGCGGGCGCCGCTGCCGCCGCCCGGCGGCCACCCGGGCTTCCCGCCACCGCCGCAGCCCGCGGCCGCCTACGGCGGGCCGGGCGAGTACGGGTCGCACGGCAACGCGCAGTTCCCGCCCCCCGCGCCGGCGCCCGGCAGGCAGCAGCCCGTGCCGATGGCCGACCAGGGTTACCCGCCGAATCCCTCCGGCATGCCCCCGGCGCCCGGGCACGGCTTCCCGCCGCCCCCGCAACCGCCGATACCCGGTCACGGGATGCCGTCGCACGGCGCCCCGCCCCATGCCGCGCCTCCACACGGGATGCCGTCGCACGGGGCACCCCCTCCGGCGCCGCCGGGGCCGGTGCCGTACGCGCCGGCCGCCCACGCCGGGCCGCCCCCGCCCGCGCCGCCGGGGCCCCCGCCGTACCCGCCGCACGGCCACCCGCCGCCGGCCCACGTCCACCACGGCCCGCCCGGCCACCACGGGCACCGCCACTTCGGCCACGGCGCCGCCGCGGCAGGGCTGGTGGGCGGCGTCGCGGCGGCGGGCGTCGTCGGCGGCGTGGCCATGGGCGCCATGGACGCGGCCGGGTACGCGCAGAACGTCGCGGGCTACGTCGGCGGCGCGCCCGTGGACGCCTTCGGCAACGCGCTCGCCGGGTACGCGGGCAACGTCGCCGGCAACGTGATCGCGGACGCGGCCGGCGGCATCGCCGGAGACATCGCGGGCGACGTGGCCGGCGAACTCGCGGGCGGCGCCGCCGAGATCCTCGGCGGCCTCCTGGGCGGCCTCTTCGGCTGA